The genomic region GACGGGGCCGCAGAGCCAGGAGGCGAGCTTCGCGGGCGATGCCGGGGCGCTGGCCTTCGTCGCGCCGATGCCGGCGGACATCTCGCTCGGCGGACTCTACTACTTCCGCCTGTCCTTCGATCCGGCGGCGCGGGCGACGCGGCTCGAGCTTGCGCTTTACCGCTCGCGCGAGGTCTTCCGGCTCGAGGAGGCGGCCGACCGCCGCAGCCGCGTGATCTTCCCCGGCTATCGTGCCGTGTTCCGCTACTACGGGCGCGACGAGCCGGCGCCGGACGCGCCCGCCCGCTGGCAGGACGCCTGGCCGGCGCGCGGCTGGCTGCCGCAGCTCGTCGAAATCCGGCTTGAGCCGCTGACACCCGATGCCGCCTCCGCCCGGCCCTGGCCGCCGATCCGCATCGCCCTCGCCGCGGCGGATTAGCGGCGGCGCGCGCCAGTCATCCGCGGGCCGCCTGCAGCCCGGTGTCCCCTAGGGTCGCTCGCCGCCTCGTATGGCGGATCTGTTCGATGTTTGAACGTCACCGGCCGGCCCTTTCTCTTCGTCACCCGCCGACTTGATCGGCGGGTCCAGACAGTGGTGCGCCTCATGTCCGACCTCAGGGTTGTCTGCGCCTTCGGCTGGGTTCGCCGGTCAAGCCGGCGAACGACGCCAAAGGGGAGCGTCGCTCGCCGCTGCCTCCCGCCTTCGTCAACCGTGGAAGCCCACTTCCCTCGTCACCCGCCGGCTTGACCGGCGGGTCCAGAGGGCGGCAAAGCCGACTCCAGGCGCCGAGGCTGCCGTCACCGTCCCATGGGTTCGCCGGTCAAGCAGGCGAACGACGATCCAGTCATCAGTGATCAGTGATCAGCGATCGGCGATAAGCGAGCGGGATTGCGAGCGTCCCCTGCGGCCCTCGCTCTGCGTCGCCCGGCCGTCCTCTCTTCATCACCCGCCGGCTTGACCGGCGGGTCCAGCGGTCGTCCGCCTCAGCCTTGCGCCGCGGACACCGCGGACAGCGCGTGCAGGTGGCGTGCCCAGGAGTCGATCGCGGCGAGCGCGCGGCGGGCCAGCGCCCGCTTGCGCTCGCGCCCGCGCGTGCCGTCGTCCGCAAGCGGCGGGAAGAGGCCGAAGTTCACGTTCATGGGCTGAAAGGTGTCGGGATCGGCCTCGCCGGTGATGTGGGCGAGCAGCGCGCCATGGGCCGTCTCGCGCGGCGGCGGGGGCAGATCGACGGCGAGCCGCTCCGCCGCGACGAAGAGGCCGGCGAGAAGCCCGATCGCCGCCGATTCCACATAGCCCTCCACCCCCGTGATCTGGCCGGCAAAGCGGATATGGGGGCGCGCCTTCAGCCTGAGGCGCGCGTCCAGCAGCTTCGGCGAACGGATGAAGGTGTTGCGGTGCAGCCCCCCGAGGCGCGCGAACTCCGCATTCTCGAGCCCCGGGATCATGCGGAAGACGCGGACCTGCTCGCCATGGCGCAGCTTCGTCTGGAAACCGACCATGTTGTAGAGCGTCCCCAGCCGGTTGTCCTGCCGGAGCTGGACTACGGCATGGGGCCGGCGGCCCGTGCGCGGATCGGTGAGGCCGACCGGCTTCATCGGCCCGAAGCGCAGCGTCTCGCGCCCGCGCGAGGCCATCACCTCGATCGGCATGCAGCCCTCGAAATAGGGCGTGTCCTTCTCCCAGTCGCGAAACGCGATGGTCTCCGCAGAAAGCAGCGCGTCGACGAAGGCCTCGTACTGCTCCTTCGTCAGCGGGCAGTTGATGTAGTCGGCCCCTTCTCCCTTGTCGTAGCGGGACTGGAACCAGGCCACCGAAAAGTCGATCGAATCCTTGTAGACGATGGGCGCGATGGCATCGAAAAAGGCGAGCTCCCGCTCGCCCGTCACCCGCCGGATGTCGTCCGCGAGCGCCGAGCCCGTAAGCGGTCCCGTGGCGACGATGACGTCACCCGTCTCGGGGCCGGGCAACGCGGTGACCTCCTCGCGCTGCACCGTGATGAGCGGATGCTCGGCGATGGCGCGGGTGACGGTCTCGGCGAAGATCTCGCGGTCGACGGCGAGCGCCGAGCCCGCCGGCACGCGCGCTTTGTCGGCCGCATGCATGACGAGCGAGCCGAGGCGGCGCATCTCCTCGTGCAGGACGCCGACGGCGTTGTGCTCGGCGTCGTCAGACCGGAAGGAGTTGGAGCACACGAGTTCGGCCAGCCGGTCCGTGTGGTGCGCCGGCGTCATGGTCAAGGGGCGCATCTCGTGCAGCACGACGGCGACGCCCGCGCGCGCAAGCTGCCAGGCGACCTCCGAGCCTGCAAGCCCGCCGCCGATCACATGCACCGGCCCCGTGGCCGTTCCGCCTGTGCCGAGCCCGTCCATCGCCGGCCGTCGTCCTTCCCTTGGTCCGTTGCGGCCAGCGCTCATATGGTGACGCACCCGCCCGCGTCAAATGCCCCGCCCAACTCGCCATCTTGCAACATCTTGCTTGAGGCCCTGAAGCTTCGGTTGACAGAACGACGTCGCGCCTCATATATACGGCAACAAGTGAACATGAACCCGCGACCCGAAACCCCTGCCCATGGCAGGGGGATCTGCCCGGAAGGGGCAGGGCCGTCATGGCCTAGGGTCGCGGGGCGCTTTTTTGGGGGCCAGCCGAAAATTCCAGACGCTGAATTTGGCGGGTATCGGCGTGTTCCGCGAAAGGCCAGTCAGTCCCGCCCGGGCCAAGATGTTCCTCGCCACCGCGGTTTTGGCCGCGGACGCGCTCGGGCCCAGGTGACGATCGTTCCGCAGGTAGGCCATTGCACCGAGGATGATGTCGTTGACCTGCAGCAGGTGGCTTTTCTTCGAATCCAGAAAATGGACGTGGGCGACGGGTCCGCTGTCGGTTCCGAGCTTGCGCCGCAGAGCGTTGTTGAGGATTGGCCGCAGGGATCTGTCCGGATCGTGGCGCGTGGTGCGGTAATCGAGATAAATCCGCACGGGCCTCGCATCAGGGTAGAGCCGGATGCGATGGAACAGGAACTGATAAAGGAACTTGTTGAAACCCAGCTCCTTGTCTCCGCCGCTGTACCCGGTATGGTCGATCCGAGCGGCCTCCGGAAACATCACATGCCAGTCCAGAATCCCTGCTTCGTGGAGTGCGAAGAATACGTCAACGAAAGCCTCGTACGCGAGTCGGCGTGACGGTGAAAGCTTCGTCCATTTGAGCTCGCCGGAAAGGCCGTGCCTGCTGCGCAGGCCCAGCAGCCTGCGCTCGACAGCCGGGACATGCGCCTTCTCGATCCAGATGCCTCCGAGAGCGAGAAAGCGGTGACCGCTCTGCGAGCTTTCATCGACGTAAACGCTCAGCTCCCTCAAGAGATGCCCCCCGCTCAAACTCCCTCATGGCCGCCCTTCCGCCTGCCGTCGTGCGGCGATCCAGTCGCGGATGCGCGCCTCCAGGATGGGCAGCGGCAGAGCGCCTTCGGCCAGCACGGCGTCGTGGAAGGCGCGGATGTCGAAGTCCCCGCCAAGCGCCTGTTCGGCCTCGCGACGCAGGCGGCGGATGGTGAGTTCGCCCAGCTTGTAGCTCAGGGCCTGTGCGGGCCAGGAGATGTAGCGGTCCACCTCGGTCGCGATATTGTGCTCGGAAAGCGCGGTGTTCTCCTCGAGGAACGCGATCGCGCGCGCCCGGCTCCAGCCCAGCGCGTGGATCCCCGTGTCGACCACGAGCCGCGCGGCGCGCCACATGTCGTAGCTGAGCCGGCCCATGCGCTGATACGGCGTCTCGTAGATCCCCATCTCGGCGCCGAGACCCTCCGCATACAGCGCCCAGCCCTCGCCGAATGCGGAGATGTAGAGCTCCTGGCGGAACCGCGGCACGTCCTCGAGCTCGCGCGCAAGCGAGATCTGCAGGTGGTGGCCGGGCACCGCCTCGTGGAGCGTGAGCGCCGGCAGCTCGTAGAGCGGGCGCTTGTCGAGGGCATGGGTGTTGACGAGGAAGAGGCCGCCACGCACGCCCGGGATCGCGGGCCAGTAGCGCCCCGTGGTGTAGTTGGGCGCGATCTCGGCGGGCACCGGGGCGACGCCATAGGGCATGCGCGGCAGCCGGCCGAACCAGGCGGGCAGCAGCGCGTCGATGCGCTTGGCGATCCAGGCGGCGTGCTCGAGGAGGGCGCGCGGCGTCTTCGCATAGAAACGCGGATCCGTGCGCAGGAAGGCGAAAAAGGCCCGAAGGTCGCCCTGAAACCCCGCCTCCTCCTTCACCTTCTCCATCTCGGCCCGGATGCGGCGCACCTCGGCTAGACCGATCTCGTGTATGCGCTCGGGGGCGAGATCGAGGGTGGTGTAGCGCCGGATCTGCTGGCGGTAGTACTCCCGGCCGTCGGGAAGCGCACTCGCCCCGAGGGTCTCGCGCGCCCGCGGCAGGTATTCTTCGTGCATGAAGCGGGCGAGCGCGCGATAGGCGGGCAGCACCTTCCGCTCGATCACCTCGCGTCCGCGCGCCGCAAGCTCCTCGCGCCGGTCGGGCGGGATCTCCCGGGGCATCTCGCGCAACGGCCGGAAGAAGGGGCTGTCATCCGCGCGCGCCGGGGCCGCCAGCCGGTCGAAGGAGATCAGCGCACCTTCGAGCACCGCGCGCGGCATCGTGAAGCCGGAGGCCAATCCTGCGCGCATGTTGGCGATGTTCTGGCGGATGAACCGCGGCAGCCGCGCGAGCCGGGCGATGTAGCGCGCATAGTCCGCTTCCCCCGCAAAGGGCATGGCGTCGATGACGAAGAGCGGCTCGCTGTGGAAGCCGCTGTCGGAGACGAAAGGGATCCGCCAGGGCCTGAAGCGCGCGTCCGCGAGACGGTTCTCGAGCATCCAGCGGAAGAGGGCGGCATTGAGCCGGTCGCGCTCGTCAAGCGATTCCTGCGGAATGCAGGCAAGGCGTGCGAGCAGCTTCGCATTCGCCGCGTTCCAGCGGCGCCAGGCCCCGGGCGAGGCATCGGGTACGCGGTCGTCGTAGCGATGGTCGCCGGCCATGGTCGCCGCGAACGGGTCATGGGCGAGCCGCGCCTCCCATTCCTCTTCGAACAGGCGGTGAAGCGCCGCCCCGGGTCCGCCGGCCTCGTCCAGCAGCTTCCCGCAGTCCGGCCCGCCGGCCGCGACGGGTGCACAGGGCGCGGCCCAAAGAACCGCGGCGGCAAGGATCATCGTCGAGGTGCGCATGCGCCGCTCTCCTTCCTCATGCGCGCAGGTCTCAGCCGCGATAGCGGCGGATGAGGGCCGAGGTGTCCTGACGGCCACCGCCCATGCGCTGGACATCGGCGTAGAACTGGTCGACCAGCGCGGTGACCGGCAGCGACAGCCGCCGCCGCTTCGCCTCCTCGAGCACGATGCCGAGATCCTTGCGCATCCAGTCCACCGCGAAGCCGAAGTCGAATTCGCCGCGCACCATGGTCTTCGCGCGGTTGTCCATCTGCCAGGACTGAGCGGCACCTTTCGAGATCACCTCGACGACGGCGTCCGGGTCGAGCCCCACCTCGATGCAGAAGTGGAGCGCCTCGGCGAGCCCCTCGATGATGCCGGCGATGCAGATCTGGTTGACCATCTTCGCCCTCTGCCCGGCGCCGGCGCCGCCGAGGCGGCGGATCATCCGCCCGTAGGCGCGCATGACGGGCTCGGCGCGGGCGAAGGCCGTCTCGTCGCCGCCCGCCATGATCGTGAGCACGCCGTTCACGGCCCCCGCCTCGCCGCCCGAGACCGGCGCATCGAGGAAGAACAGCCCGCGCTCGCGCGCAGCCGCGGCCAGCTCCTCGGCCAGCACGGCGCTGGTGGTCGTGTGGTCGACGAAGATGGCGCCCTTCCTCATCGTCTCGAAGGCGCCGTCCGGCCCCAGCGTGACGGCGCGCACGTCCGCATCCGCGCCCACGCAGGCGAAGACGATCTCCGCCTCGCGCGCGGCATCGGCGGGACTGTCCGCGATCCGGTGGCCGCCCGGGCCGGCCTTGCCGCATTCGGCGAGCCAGCGCTCGGCCTTGGCCCGCGTGCGGTTGTAGACGGCGAGCTGATGGCCGGCGCGGGCGAGATGGCCCGCCATCGGATGGCCCATCACCCCCAACCCCAAAAACGCCAGTTTCATGATGAAGCATCCTTCTCTAGCCTCGCGCCGGCGCCGAGGGCTGCCGCAGCCGGCTGCCGCCGGTTATAGAGGCCGGCGGACACCGGGCCAAGGCCGCGGCGCAGGCTGCGAAGAAGGCGAAGGGGAGGACGGAGATGTCGCGCGGCTTGCGGATTCTGGGCTGGGTGGTGCTGGGCGTGGTGGCGCTCGTCGCCATCCTCGCCATCTTCGGCTACGGCTATCTGCGTACCGGACTGCCGCAGACGGACGGGGTGATCACGATCGCGGACCCTGCGCTCGGTCGGCAGGTCGAGATCCGGCGCGACCGGCACGGCGTGCCCCACATCCTCGCGCAGAGCCTCGACGATGCCGCGTTCGCCCTCGGCTTCGTCCACGCCCAGGACCGGCTGTGGCAGATGGAGATGAACCGCCGCATCGCGGCCGGGCGGCTCGCCGAGGTGCTCGGACCGCAGGCGGTCCAGACGGACGTCTATCTGCGCACCCTTTCCCTCTTCGATGCCGCGCGCGAGGCCTGGGCGCATCTGGACGAGGATACGCGGCGGATGCTGAAGAGCTACGCCGCCGGCGTGAACGCCTACATCGACCGCCACCACGGCGCCTGGCCGCCGGAATTCCTGCTGACCGACCTCAGGCCCGAGCCCTGGACCCCCATCGACAGCCTCGGCTGGCTCAAGGTCATGGCCCTCGATCTGGGCGGCAACTTCCGGCGCGAGCTCGCGCGACTCGACCTTTTGTCCGTGCTCTCGCCCGAGCAGGTCATGCAGTTCTATCCCCCCTATCCCGGCGAGCAGCCGCTGCCGCTGCCCGATATCGCCGCCCTCTACGACGGGCTGAAGATCGCGGACCTCGGGATCACGCCGGGCGCAGCCGCCGCGGAGAAGGGACTCGGCTCGAACAACTGGGTGGTCGCGGGCAGCCGCACGGCATCGGGAAAGCCGCTGCTGGCCAACGACCCGCATCTCAGGCTCAACACCCCGTCGCTGTGGTATCTCGCCGCCATCAAGGTCGGCGAGCGCGAGGTGGTGGGCGCGAGCATGCCGGGCGTGCCCTTCATCGTGCTGGGGCGCACCGACCGCATCGCCTGGGGCTTCACCAACACGGGCCCGGACGTCCAGGACCTCTATCTCGAGCGCATCGCCGACGACGGCCTCAACGTCGAGAGCCCCGGACGGTCCCGAGCGGCTGCGGTTCCGCCGCGAGGTGATCCGGGTGAAGGACGGGCAGCCCGTCGAGATCCGCGTGCGCATCAGCCGCCACGGCCCTCTGATCTCGGACGCGATGCCGGAGCTGCAGGCGCGGCTGCCGAAAAACGTCGCGCTCGCGCTGCGCTGGACGGCCCTCGATCCCGACGACACCAGCGCAGCCATCGGCCTCGGCTTCTGGCGGGCTCACGACTTTGCGAGCTTCCAGGCGGCCCTGCACCGCTTCGTGGTGCCGGAGCAGAACATGGTCTACGCCGACCGGGAGGGCCATATCGGCTACTACGCGCCGGCGCGGGTGCCGATCCGCTCGCCCGCCAACGACACCCACGGCCTCATTCCTGCGCCGGGCTGGAAGCCGGGCTACGACTGGCAGGGCTTCATCCCCTACGACGCCCTGCCGACCCGCTTCGACCCGCCCGAAGGTTTCATCGCGACCGCCAACGAGAAGGTCGTGGGCCCGGACTATCCCTATTTCCTCACCAGCGAATGGGCCCTGCCCTACCGGGGCGAGCGGATCCGGACGCTGCTGGCCGCCAGCGACCGGCACGACCGCGACAGCATGGCGCGCATCCAGGCGGACGTGCGCTCGACCATCGCGGACGATCTGCTGCCGCTCTTCCTGAAGAACCTGAAGCCGGATGCGCATCCCGAGGTCGCCGCGGCGCTCAAGGCCTGGGACCGGGAGATGCGGGTGGAAGCCCCCGAGCCGCTCATTTTCACGGCCTGGCACCGGGCGATCGGCCGCAGACTCTATGCCGACGAGCTCGGAGACCGCTTCCCGCGCTACGAGGGCGCGAAGATCGAATTCCTGAAGCTCGTGCTCTCGGGCGCGCCCGGCTACGGCGCCTGGTGTGACGACGTGACCACGGCCGATCGCAGCGAAGGCTGCGACGAGATCGTGACCGCGGCCCTCGACGATGCGCTCGCCCTGCTCGGCAAGCGGCTCGGCGGCGACTGGCGGAGCTGGCGCTACGGCCGGCTGCACCGCGTCGTCCAGGAGCACCGGCCGTTCTCGCAGGTGCCGGTGCTGAAGGACATCTTCGAGCTGTCGGGTCCGAACGACGGCGGAATCATGACGGTCGACGTCGCGCCCGCCTCCTTCGGCGACGAGGATCTCTTCCAGCAGTACCACGGGCCGAGTTACCGCGCGATCTACGATCTCGCGGACCCGGACCGGTCGCTCTACATGATCCCGACCGGCCAGTCGGGCAATCCGCTCTCGCGCCACTATCGCGACCTGTTCCCGCTCTGGCGCGAGAACCGCTACATCGAGGTTCCGGCGGTGCCGAAGCCGGAGGATGTCACGGGAACGCTGGTGCTCAGACCCGTTACCGAAAATTAACCCCGGGCGGCCCATCATCGGCCCGCTCCCGGTGGACGAGGCGGAACGGGTGATGGCGCGCGCCAAGAAGGACGAGGAAGGCAACAAGCCCGTCATCAAGAAGGTGAAGAAGGTTTCGCCGGGTCATCACGGCGGCGCCTGGAAGGTGGCGTATGCCGACATGACGACGGCACTCATGGCCTTCTTCATGATGCTGTGGCTGCTCAATGTCTCGGACAAGGAGACGCTCGAGGGACTTGCCGACTATTTCTCGCCGACATCGGCCAGCGTCTCCGGCCCCTCCGGTGCCGGCAAGCCGTTTGCGGGCACCGCCATGGACAGCGCGGGCACGATGGGCGCCGGCGCCACGATGGTGAAGATCCAGGGACCGCCGCCCACGGCGAAGGCGAACGAGTCGACGCTCGGCCATGCCTCGGAGGACAAGTCGAGCGAGACGGCGGAACGGTTCGAAGCCAGGACCCCGGGCGAGGCCGACCGCGCGCTCGCGGCGCTTGCCGATCAGCTCCGCCAGGCGATCCAGAACGCGCCCAAGCTCGCCCGCTTCAAGGACCAGGTGCTGATCGAGGAAACGCCGGACGGCGTGCGCATCCAGATCACCGACAAGGACAGGCGGCCGCTCTTCCGCAAGGGTACTGCCGAATTCTACCCCTATGCCGAGGAGCTGCTCACCGACATCGGCGCCATCATCTCCTCGCTGCCCAACCGCATCGCCATCGTCGGCCACACCGATGCCGGCGGCTTCGGCGGCGCGGACGGCTACTCCAACTGGGAGCTTTCGGCCGACCGCGCCAATGCGGCGCGGCGCGTGCTCGCGCGCTCCGGGGTCACCCGCGACCGCTTCGCCGAGGTCACGGGCAAGGCCGATACCGAGCCGCTCTATCCCACCGCACCGCTCAGACCCGAGAACCGGCGCATCGCCATCACCGTGCTGCGCGAGGCGCCCGTGGTCGCCCCCGGCGCCGGCCGGCGACGGCATTGAGGTCCGGGTTCTCTTTCGCGCGCTCTTTACTTCCCGCCCTCACCCGCTAACATGGCCGGTGACGGAGCGGGGTTTCGGCGGGTCCCGTCCTGCCCTACGCCGGCGGGCGGGCCGGTCGAGACATGAAGGAGCAAGGCGTGCCCACCCGTTCCTCCCCCGCGATTCTCTACGAGCGTTTCGGACCGCCCGAGGTCCTCGAGCTGAGGCGGCGGCCGATCCCGGAACCCGGACCGGAGGACCTGCTCGTCGAGGTCGCGGCGGCCGGCGTCAACCCCATCGACTGGAAGATCCGCAAGGGGCTGTTCGAATGCGTGTTCGACTACCGCTTTCCCATCGTCCCGGGCTGGGACGTCTCGGGCACGGTGATCGCGGCCGGAAGCGGGGTGAGTCCGGGGCTGTTCCGTCCGGGTGATGCCGTCTTCGCCTGCACCCGCCTGCCGCTCGTCACCGACAACGGCACCTATGCCGCGCATCTCGCCCTGCCGGCCCGGCTCTTCGCCCGGGCACCGGCGAGCGTCCCGCTCGCGCTTGCGGCCGCCGTCCCCCTCGCCGCGCTCACGGCCTGGCAGGCCCTCGTCGACCACGGCGGAATCCGGACCGGCATGACGGTGCTGGTGACCGCGGCCGCCGGCGGGGTCGGCAGCCATGCCGTGCCGCTCGCCCGGCTCAGGGGCGCAAGGGTCATCGCCACCGCAAGCCCGGCCAATCACGCCCATGTGCGCGAGCGCGGGGCGGACGCGGTGATCGACTACCGCGCGGCGGACTGTGAGGCGCAGCTTGCGGCCTGCGCGCCGGAGGGGTTCGACATCATCCTCGACGGCGTGGGCGGCGGGTTGCAGGACCGGCTGGCGGAGCTGGTGCGGCCGGGCGGGATCATCGTCACCTTGAACGATCCCGTCGCCGAGGACATCCTCCGCGCGCGCGGCATCCGCCACCATCGTCTCTTCGTGGAGCCGGATCCGGACGAGCTCGCGCGCATCGCCGCCCTGATCGATTCCGGCCGCCTGCCCCTTCCCCCGGTCGAGAGCATGCCGCTCGCCGCAGCGGCCGAGGCCCACCGCCGGCTCGAGACGGGCCACATGCGCGGCAAGATCATCCTGCGGCCGTAACAGGTAAACAGCGCTGCTCTCGTTTAGCGATCGCCTCAGACTTGCTTGCGCCATGTCCAACATGATATTGAACATATGGGGAACAGCCTCGGGAGGAGGGATACATGGTCAGCTCGCATCAATGGGGCGGCAACTGGACAATCATCAAACTCGAGACACTCGAAAGATATCTCCAAGCATATACAACCGCTCTCAGAAACCGGTTCTTCCTTGCCTACATTGATGCTTTCGCAGGCAGTGGTCGGGTGCCGCTGAAGAAAAAGTCGCCAGCATGCCCATCGGAAATAGATGGATCGGCCATTCGCGCCTTGAAATTGCGACACCCTTTTGAAACTTACATATTCATTGATGCGGATAGAAGAAAGCTTGATGCTTTGCAGAGACGCATAAATCGAGATTATTCCAAACGTAACGTTATATATCTTCATGGGGACGCGAATTCGATCCTGCAGAACCTCCGTGCGGACCAGAGATTCTGGAGCCCGAAGCGGCGAGCTGTCATTTTTCTAGATCCTTTCGCTCTTAATGTGGAGTGGAAGACTTTGGAAGCAATTGCGGCAACGGAAAAGGTTGATCTTTGGTATCTCTTCTCGATCGGAGCGGTTCTGCGGCTTCTTCCGCGCCAGGGGCTGCCGGGTGACCCGAAATGGCACGAAAAGCTCACGAAGATCCTCGGGACGAAGGACTGGCAGCAGGCCTTCTACGAGCCACCGGCCCAGCCTTCATTGCCATTCCAATCCGACGAGGAAGAGCGTGTGCGCGAAAAGGGGGCGCAAGCCATCTTGAACTTCGTCCTAGAGCGAATGAAAAATCTTTTTCCCTATGTGCACGAGGAACCGGCACTCCTGAGAGACACCGGCAATCGGTTGCTGTTTGCCCTCTTCTTTTCGATGGCAAACCCTTCGGAAAATGCCAAGAATTTGGCCCTGAATTTTATAAAAGACATGTTCACAGACAAAGACCATGACTGTCCGTGTGCGAAATCCGAAGCGCAGAACGCGAAGGGAAACAACGGGGAGAGGCCCGATTTACCTCTCTTCGGCAAGGGGATGAAATGACGCGCTCAGCCATCGAATGGACCGATGCGACGTGGAATCCCGTCGCCGGGTGCACAGCGGTCTCGCCGGGGTGCACCAACTGCTACGCGGCGCGCATGGCGGCGCGGCTGGAAGCCATGGGGCATTCGAAATATGCGGGCACGACGCGTCGCAGCGGTCGGAAGACGGTATGGACGGGGCGGATCAACCTCGACCCCGAAGCGCTGGCCCTGCCGCTGCGGTGGCGCCGGCCACGACGCATTTTCGTGAACTCGATGTCGGATCTCTTCCACGAGGCCGTGCCCGACTCGTTCATCCGCCACGTGTTCGCAGTGATGTCCGCGGCCGACTGGCACCAATATCAGGTGCTGACAAAACGGCCTGATCGCATGCGGGCGTGGTTGGCGGCTGCGCAATTCCAGCCTTCGGACCATATCTGGCTCGGCACATCGGTGGAGAACGCCGACATGCTCTGGCGCGTGGATGAGCTGCGCCGCACACCGGCCATCGTGCGCTTTCTCTCATGCGAGCCCCTGCTTGGTCCTTTGGACGGCATCGACCTGACTGCTATCGACTGGGTTATCGTAGGCGGCGAGAGCGGACCGGGTGCCCGCCCCATGCGTGAGGAATGGGTGCTCACGATCCGCGATGCTTGCCTGAGTGCAGGGGTGGCCTTTTTCTTCAAGCAGTGGGGCGGGAGAAACAAAAAGAAGACCGGTCGCCTGCTGGAAGGGCGCATATGGGAACAGTATCCTGCGCATTTGAGACCGGCGGCTTAGGTCTTGCGCAACCTGTCAAGTCAAAGGACCGTGCTCCTCTAATCACTCCTCCACCCGGTCGTCGGCCGGGTCGTCGAGGAGGATGCGCTCTGCCGCGCCGTCGAGATCCTCGTACTGGTCGTGGCGCACCGACCAGACGAAGGCGATCAGTCCGAGCAGACCCAGAAAGAGCGCGAGCGGTATCAGAACGGCCAGAATGCTCATGGCTCCATCTCCGCCGGGTCGAAACCGCACCCCGATCCCCGGCGCATGGCAGGTCCGCACCCGCACCGCCCATCACGCCGCGGGGGCGAGGGGGCCCGGCTCTGCCCGCGGCCCGCGTCCATCCGCGACCGCTCGCCCGCCGGCGAGCCGCAGCCGGAGCGCATTCAGCGTCACGGTGAGCGACGAGCTCGACATCGCGACCGCCGCGATCAGGGG from Rhodothalassiaceae bacterium harbors:
- the trmFO gene encoding methylenetetrahydrofolate--tRNA-(uracil-5-)-methyltransferase TrmFO, which encodes MDGLGTGGTATGPVHVIGGGLAGSEVAWQLARAGVAVVLHEMRPLTMTPAHHTDRLAELVCSNSFRSDDAEHNAVGVLHEEMRRLGSLVMHAADKARVPAGSALAVDREIFAETVTRAIAEHPLITVQREEVTALPGPETGDVIVATGPLTGSALADDIRRVTGERELAFFDAIAPIVYKDSIDFSVAWFQSRYDKGEGADYINCPLTKEQYEAFVDALLSAETIAFRDWEKDTPYFEGCMPIEVMASRGRETLRFGPMKPVGLTDPRTGRRPHAVVQLRQDNRLGTLYNMVGFQTKLRHGEQVRVFRMIPGLENAEFARLGGLHRNTFIRSPKLLDARLRLKARPHIRFAGQITGVEGYVESAAIGLLAGLFVAAERLAVDLPPPPRETAHGALLAHITGEADPDTFQPMNVNFGLFPPLADDGTRGRERKRALARRALAAIDSWARHLHALSAVSAAQG
- the rflA gene encoding hypothetical protein; this translates as MRELSVYVDESSQSGHRFLALGGIWIEKAHVPAVERRLLGLRSRHGLSGELKWTKLSPSRRLAYEAFVDVFFALHEAGILDWHVMFPEAARIDHTGYSGGDKELGFNKFLYQFLFHRIRLYPDARPVRIYLDYRTTRHDPDRSLRPILNNALRRKLGTDSGPVAHVHFLDSKKSHLLQVNDIILGAMAYLRNDRHLGPSASAAKTAVARNILARAGLTGLSRNTPIPAKFSVWNFRLAPKKAPRDPRP
- a CDS encoding hypothetical protein (possible pseudo, frameshifted), whose amino-acid sequence is MKDGQPVEIRVRISRHGPLISDAMPELQARLPKNVALALRWTALDPDDTSAAIGLGFWRAHDFASFQAALHRFVVPEQNMVYADREGHIGYYAPARVPIRSPANDTHGLIPAPGWKPGYDWQGFIPYDALPTRFDPPEGFIATANEKVVGPDYPYFLTSEWALPYRGERIRTLLAASDRHDRDSMARIQADVRSTIADDLLPLFLKNLKPDAHPEVAAALKAWDREMRVEAPEPLIFTAWHRAIGRRLYADELGDRFPRYEGAKIEFLKLVLSGAPGYGAWCDDVTTADRSEGCDEIVTAALDDALALLGKRLGGDWRSWRYGRLHRVVQEHRPFSQVPVLKDIFELSGPNDGGIMTVDVAPASFGDEDLFQQYHGPSYRAIYDLADPDRSLYMIPTGQSGNPLSRHYRDLFPLWRENRYIEVPAVPKPEDVTGTLVLRPVTEN
- a CDS encoding membrane protein — translated: MARAKKDEEGNKPVIKKVKKVSPGHHGGAWKVAYADMTTALMAFFMMLWLLNVSDKETLEGLADYFSPTSASVSGPSGAGKPFAGTAMDSAGTMGAGATMVKIQGPPPTAKANESTLGHASEDKSSETAERFEARTPGEADRALAALADQLRQAIQNAPKLARFKDQVLIEETPDGVRIQITDKDRRPLFRKGTAEFYPYAEELLTDIGAIISSLPNRIAIVGHTDAGGFGGADGYSNWELSADRANAARRVLARSGVTRDRFAEVTGKADTEPLYPTAPLRPENRRIAITVLREAPVVAPGAGRRRH
- a CDS encoding NADPH:quinone reductase — encoded protein: MPTRSSPAILYERFGPPEVLELRRRPIPEPGPEDLLVEVAAAGVNPIDWKIRKGLFECVFDYRFPIVPGWDVSGTVIAAGSGVSPGLFRPGDAVFACTRLPLVTDNGTYAAHLALPARLFARAPASVPLALAAAVPLAALTAWQALVDHGGIRTGMTVLVTAAAGGVGSHAVPLARLRGARVIATASPANHAHVRERGADAVIDYRAADCEAQLAACAPEGFDIILDGVGGGLQDRLAELVRPGGIIVTLNDPVAEDILRARGIRHHRLFVEPDPDELARIAALIDSGRLPLPPVESMPLAAAAEAHRRLETGHMRGKIILRP
- a CDS encoding 3-hydroxyisobutyrate dehydrogenase, coding for MKLAFLGLGVMGHPMAGHLARAGHQLAVYNRTRAKAERWLAECGKAGPGGHRIADSPADAAREAEIVFACVGADADVRAVTLGPDGAFETMRKGAIFVDHTTTSAVLAEELAAAARERGLFFLDAPVSGGEAGAVNGVLTIMAGGDETAFARAEPVMRAYGRMIRRLGGAGAGQRAKMVNQICIAGIIEGLAEALHFCIEVGLDPDAVVEVISKGAAQSWQMDNRAKTMVRGEFDFGFAVDWMRKDLGIVLEEAKRRRLSLPVTALVDQFYADVQRMGGGRQDTSALIRRYRG